The window TGAAAACACAACAGAAACACGATAAAACAATCTTCCAAAGTAGAGAGTCAACCTTAGAAACATACATAGTCATCAACCAAATTACGAGCAAAAAAACGAACCATTTGTTTCATCTTCATGGCAATCAAACAATCCAGTGCTCCAAACATTCCCACGGACAGTATTTGCCTGATACATAGTTGGACCTGAGAACTCAGTTTCTAGTGTATCCCCACCACCACCATAATTAGTAGCTGGATTCCCTGTATTTGCTTCATACATTCTTGGACCTGAAAATCCATGTTGAGCAGATTGTGTAGTTCCACCATAACCATTAGCTGAGCTTCGATCCATCTGTTCTTCACCACAGAAGTATCTACCCGAAGATGAATATGCAATATGCCAGATGTGTTTTGTACCTTGATTGCTTGGAAATTGGTCTTTAAGGAGTTTTCAATGTGAAAATCTTCTCCCCTCCAACTGTACGATCCTTCCACTCACTAATCATAAAAAACAGAAGTAAGACTTTGAATAAAGAGCTGGGTCAACTAAGTTTATCGTTTAAATTGAAGTCAACTAATAAAAGAACAGCAAAGCCCCTTTGTTTGAATGTCTGATTGGATTTACGTGATTTCTTAAATGAAGACAGATCTGAGTACCAAAACATTTTGGTGGCTGCGTTAGTCGTTGACTCAATGTAACACCAGTTGGATAGTTGACAACTTGACATAGCAGCCAACCAGACTTCCCTGCAGCAAGAATCTGCCTGTGCCAGCACATTGATCCAACATAGTTTGCTTCTCGTATGAGGTCAATGGATTGAAGGATTGAATGGTCCTTTTGGggttttgatattaaaatgaaaattggaaCTCGTACATAATTGTATGGTGATGTAAGATTTGggctaaaattgaaattactcgactttttaaaacttaggTTAGTTGACCTTTTGCTTACGTTTTATTATGGTTGCATTGTGAATCTCgttcttgttttcttgtttctcgctctcaatttttgttttttgttttttctatttcccTTTTTGTATGACTAAATGTTCGTGCTCTTTGCTCTTAGAAGAGAAATAAACTAAAGGACAAATGAGAGAGAAACTAAAAACAAGATATAAGAGCAAGGACAGAAAACTAAAACAAGGCCAAGAAACGGGAGCAAGAACTAACAAAGTGAAGATAAACCGAAACAAGGAATAAATGAAAGCGAGTGCGCGAGTTCAAAATGTGAACTCTCGTTTTACTTCAATAATAACATCAATAAAATACTATATAACATTAGTTTAATAGATGGGCACAATCACATCTGGATCCTCTTTAGGCCATCTAGACGAAGTCCCTTAAACTTCTTAAGTTTCCTcctttttgttcttaaaacttgaaatatatGGACAGTCCATTGAATCGTAATAATATCTTTCGTAGTAGAGACTAAACTATTACaaatatgaatacaaaaattaaactctttacaCAACACTTTAGGACTAGATTGTTacagaaattaaatttgttccAAACTAACTCAATTCTCCACAATCCATCACTTCAGCCGTTTGTTCAAATGTCTTAGATCATAGAATTTCTCACTACCGCTGCCAAAACACAAACTCAGGATGAGGTTGACATCTTCTAAATCCCAAGATAAATACTAACATAGTaatatttcttcttaaaataGTGTTTCTACACATGTAACCTAGGGAATCTAAGcaactattaatttaaacaccCATTAACTGGATTTTCTGCAAAACAAAACTACCATTTTGTCCATCTTCCAGATATAATCCAAGTAAGCCAGTGCTCCAAACATGTTCTTTGGACAGCATTTCTTTAGTTAGGGTGCATATTTTCTCCCTAACTAGTATCCATCTGATACTTGACAAAGAATATATACACAAAGTTGAATTTGCAATGCTTGTTCTGTACGTACCTTAATTCCATGGAGGTTGGTCTTTTAAGGAGTTTTGGATGGTGGAAGTTTTCCCTCCATCCCATCCCTATCACACTCCACTCACCAGCCGTAAGAACAAAAGcaataaaactaaattgaagAGTCGTCAACGAAggttaatttataaaatgggAGGCTacattataaaagaaattttgttctttgtttaaaaagaatcCATATTCACTCAAAAGTTGTAACATTACCACCCACCTTCCATAAACAGCTCAAAACTATCTTGGAGCATAATcctttagaattttaaatgaaaataggGTCCAGGAATAGTGTGATAACAACCTGGAATTGTGTGGTAATCCAAACTTCTGTTCATTGGTGTGTTTCCTTCAGAGAACCCTATGAACCTAACTAGGTAACATCTAAACTGGcgataagaaacaaatataaacaGAATTGTAAGGTGCAAGTTCATATTCACAATGTAGGTAACATTTTTTCTAGCAAAAGTAATCATAAAACCATCGTTGAGTATAATACAGTACAAAAATTGTAATGCTTTCAGATTTGTAATCTAATGTGTAGATCTTCAACATACTCTGAAACTCTTTGAACTGTTGTTCGAGCTAGCAATAAGGAGCAGTTGCCTCATTGCCTACGCCAATTCCTCCACCATGAAGAAGGGGTTCTCTGAGAAGGCGGAGGTGAGAGGAGATCTAACATGGTTTGCTTCTCTTTAGGGGTCAATGGAACACCCCTGACCAGATTTAAAGCCATGATGTGAACATTAGACCTTTGCTTGTGCTTACTATAAGCCCATACTCCTACAGCAGCACCAGCCACTATCACCTATTCCAAAgtgtaatatatttagaattaaaattagaagaaataGGATGAACTATTTGCTTAATTCTGAATTTCACACACATTAACTGACCGGTGATAGCCATAAGCCTGCAGTTTGAAGGTCAAACTTTGGGGTATAAAGGATCGTCTCCCCATAATCATTCTCAAGCTTTTTGTAGATATCTTTGTCCGATTTCCCAGACCGAATCTCATCACGAATCAACTATGGTTACATAACAAATACAACCCAATGTGAAGCAAATTTATTGCAAAGCAATATTCATCCAAGAATTATTGGCAGGTAACTCAACAAATATGTGAGAAATCGTTGTGTGGCAAAGATTCAAGGTCTGGTATaaccttctttttcattcatcaTTATGACATAAGAGGCACCGTGATCAAATGaagttatttaaaactatgcattattttaaaatttccaagGGGATGGCAACATAGATGGTTATTTTGTAGATAATCTACTAATCCAAAAGaagaatttttcattaaaaaaaattgatttatttctatttcctTCAAGTAGTTTATGAAATAGAGAACCACTAAATACTATATTTCCCATTGACATGAACCATCTCTTGTGAAAGTTTCGACCTCCATTGATACTTGCCAGAGAGATTGCAGGATTTCTGGTTCAAAGTATGCCCCCATTGACaagttagaattttttttttttttttttttttttttggattgagATGATTTTCTAGTTATTTGGATTACTTGGTTTATTGACCTTCAGTAACTGCATCCTCTCCTCCTTTACTTGTAAGAGTAAATTAGTATTATAATCACAATTACAAGAAGCTTTAGTAACTACACTTCTTCCAAGCCATTTTCATCAGAAATCTAGTATCCATATTTCTGAATTTCATcattgaaaagagaaaacaaaaaggcaATTTGCACAAGAGAGAAGAAGTGttagttaaattatttagattgAAGTTAACCTAAATAACCGATACCTTTCTGAGGAGAATCGCAATATCTGCTTGTGAATCTTCAATGGATTGACTACCACACTCAATACACCTAACATTGTGACTAATATTTCTTGCTCGGGCTTCCACTAGCTGGGTTTTTTTCAGAGCATCCTCATCGGTCTCCATTTCAGACACTGTGAAACCTTAAGCTCTGACCCAACTGCAACGCAAGAAAATACCCAGAAATCATTGAATGCAAACTGCAAGTTAAAGATACAGCTCTGATAAAAATCGAGCAAGTCAGAGAGAAAAGTTTAGCAGATCAAATTCCAGTTAGAAATTACTCTGATAGGATGGAAGGGATGAATTCTCGTTAGGACAATACAGGGAGAGACGGCTCACCTCAATCAACCCTACCAAGAAAAAGCAATAGGATAATAAGGCCCAAAAGGGTGGTGGATCTAAAGAATTAAAGTATGGATGGGTGTTTGGCCCATGGGTTTTCAACTTAAGGGTGTTCGGCTTTGTTGTTTGAGCACTTAAATAAAATTCCTGTCATTAACAATGAGTTTGGAATAGCATATGTTTCATTTGTATGAATAccatcaattttagaaaaaaattcacttcttttatcaatcataattcataacaaatgttggtcaatttcaaaatcaactaTTAATGACCAACCGTGACCGATCGACAGTCACAATGACCGATTGTCTTGATTGTCAGCTTTGGATCGTCTTGATCATTGGCTTTAGATCGTCTTGAATGTTGATTATCAATCGTTTTGACCGTTAATGATTGACCATCTTGATCGTTAGTGACCTACAACTTTGGACGTCACTGTCATCAAGTGAACATCTTGATCATTGGCGTCCAATCGTTATAGTTAAGGATTGATTGTTGTGCCTATTAACAAAGGATCATGGTGATGGTCAATGAGCAATAGTCATGACCTTTGGCAACCAACTGTCATGACAGTCAGCGGCCAACCAGTCTTCTTAATCATTGGCGATAGTTGACATCATTACTAGGGGTGTTCATGGTTCGGTTTGAAGCTAAAACcacattaaacaaaaaaaatacaaaaaaaaatcttgtttGAAATCGAACCGAACTACTCATTTATGTCAAACTCCCACTTAtgcataaatattataatcgaAATCCTTTATGAACATTATACGTAAATAAGTCCTACAAAGTTACAAacatagtttaaattaatttgtacaGTAATTAAGtagaagatatatataattttttaaaataaagtggTTTGGTTCGATTTTAGAATCAATTTAATGTCTTAAATCGAACCAAACCGCATAAGAATCAGTTTCAATTTAacacaaatcaaatcaaattgcATGCATTCagttttggtttggtttggtttgttAATCGATTCgattttcaactattttttgaACACTTCTAATCTTCACCCTTGATCGACGACCATTTTCACCACGCTTCCTACACTCTTTCCCATGGGTTTGAATAGCAAACATCTATTTCAAGCCCATGGATTACCTCTTTTTTTCCCATTCTTAAttcaatatagaaaatttgtcaGCCAAGTCCAGATACCACTTTCGGTAACCATTGTCGGATTCAGTTAACCATTGGGTGCCATTTCCGACAACCTCGCTAACAAACTTCTGTCCATCAACTTTGATGACCGCCACCAACCttgcaaaattaataaaaatgattttttgtaCAACAGAAAAATTTAAGTGATTCCAAAGAGGCCATTGACTTAATcacaacaatattttttaaaactacatttttttttttttctgttggtgtcttttaataattattatttgcattcttctatttttttattttggagttttttaataataaataattattagatcatctttctttaattttctctttttctctttttggtttaaaattaatccttttaagaattttttttattttgttatattttttcaaggTGAAAATTGATGACctatctatatattttgatctcaagtataaataaatatcaatatattgaTCATATAGTAGAAATTGTAAATGTAAGCATAATCTTGACatgataaaattttggatgtacaatttacaaaaaaaaaaaaaaaaaaaaaaaaactaaacaaactaGTTAAACCcacaaattcaaaaccaacacCCCAAACATAAGTATCAgaaactcaaattttcaaatcctaTCCCAAACACAGACATTTGTAACTTTTAGGCATCAAAACCCCATCAGATAAGCCTACAGACGTTTAATTTCTagtaatttgatttcaaaccTACACACCAAATGTTATGAGCATGCTTGTTCAGGGCGTTGTTTGCCTATGGCCGCATGCCAAAACATTCTCAACCTGCCTTATCctttatgttttgtatttagtttagtttagtccattgttttccttttgctGTTGTTGACCTTTGGGTGTGACATTTCGCACTTTTCCTATGTAAGcatgtcaaatctaaatatgtttaaaatgtaCTATAAGGGAGATCCACTAGTTGAATCCCTGACCAAGTTTTGTCGTACTCTTTGCAATCTAAGCTTTCTTTGCAATTGGCAGTCttcaatgattttttcaattctttctttctctctcacgttttataaacacaattttctctcaaaaCGTGAAGGAAAGCTACATAATATCGTGAGTTTGCTTGCAACTTTCAGATTTAGTACTGCTAACTTGTTCATCGAGGTAAGACAAGTGTCTCACAATCGTCTGTCCCATATCTGAAAGGTCGAGATAATGACAAGCGGTATTGAAGCTTTTTTATCTCCTTGGCTAAGTGAGACACAATTATGTCGACAATGAAACAACTTTCGAAGTAGCAATTTGAGCCATTGACTGGAATTTAAGAGCAATTCTTGTACATGAGAGAATTGTCAAACGAAGTAAGATTTCTCTAGACTCGACTGACTGAGTTGGATAAAAAGGTTGGAGCACATTAGATGCATTAAATGCCCAGATAGACGGACTACCTGTAAACGAATTAACGCTAATGGTTGATTCGATAGAACATAAAACCGCCCAAGCAGTTAGTTTTGAACTTGAGAATAGTTCTTCGAATTCTGTTACACACATGGAAGAGCATGTCAAAGAGCTTGACTATTCCCATAAGACCATGCTAAAGTTGTTTAGCGATCTGTCAGACGACTTTAGAGCCACGATAGAGacaatcaaaaccaaaatggtCGAGATGAAAGTGCAAGTGAATTTAACGATGTGAGCACTAGCAAACCAGATTTCGAATCAAGCATGTATTGCTTCGTGGAAGTTCAAGATCCTGAAACCCAAAGCCTTCAATGGGAACCTCGATG of the Cucumis sativus cultivar 9930 chromosome 3, Cucumber_9930_V3, whole genome shotgun sequence genome contains:
- the LOC101208019 gene encoding cytochrome c-type biogenesis CcmH-like mitochondrial protein gives rise to the protein METDEDALKKTQLVEARARNISHNVRCIECGSQSIEDSQADIAILLRKLIRDEIRSGKSDKDIYKKLENDYGETILYTPKFDLQTAGLWLSPVIVAGAAVGVWAYSKHKQRSNVHIMALNLVRGVPLTPKEKQTMLDLLSPPPSQRTPSSWWRNWRRQ